In Achromobacter pestifer, the DNA window GGCGCGCGAGCTTCATGCAGGCGGCGAACAGCTTGCGCTTGATCAGTCCTGCGTCTTCCATGCGGATCATCACATGCGTCAGCAGGCCTTCGAGCACGCGCGGCGGCGCGAAGTAATAGGTCGGCCCGATGTCGCGCATGTCGATCGACACGGTGTCGGGCGATTCGGGATGGTTCACGGTAAAGCCCGTGACCAGCAGCTGCGTGTACGAGAACATGTTCTGGCCGATCCAGGCGGGCGGCAGATAGGCCAGCACGTCTTCCTGGTCGGTCAGTTTTTCCATCTCGGACACGGCGCGCGCGCGGTCGATCAGCGCATGGTGCGTGAGCACCACGCCCTTCGGCTTGCCGGTGGTGCCCGAGGTGTAGAACATGGCGGCCGGGTCTTGCGGCTGCACGGCGGCGACGGCTTGCTCGAAGAAGTCCGGATGCTGGCCGGCGTACTCGCGGCCGAGCTCTTCCAGCTGTTCATACGAGCGAAGCATGGGATCGGTGTAGTGGCGCAGGCCGCGCGGATCGTCGTACACCACGTGCTTGAGCGCAGGGCATTGCTCGAGGACTTCGAGCATCTTGTCGACCTGTTCCTGGTCTTCGACGATGGCCACGCTGATCTCGGCGTCCTGCAGCACGTAGACCATTTCCTGGGCGACGGCGTCTTGATAGAGCGGCACAGGGATCGCGCCCAGCGACTGCGCGGCCATCATGGCCATGTACAGGCGCGGGCGGTTCTCGCCGATGACGGCCACGTGCATGCCGGGCTTGATGCCCAGTGCGGCCAAGCCATGCGCGACGTGCCGGACATGCTCCGCCACTTCGGACCACGTAAGGGTTTGCCAGATCCCCAGATCTTTTTCGCGTATGGCGGGCCGCGACCCGCGAACGCTGGCATGCGTGAACAGCAGCGCTGGAAAGGTATCCAGCGCAGCCGGCATCCGTGCAGATGCGGGCGATGTATGTGCCACGATGTCTCCTCCGGTTTGGACGCATCGGGCCAGCAGTCCGCAAGAGCGGCGGTGGCGATGAAGCGCTTGACCAGTTGGTTTTAGATTTACGGCAGGAGTTAAGGTATAAGGTTGGGTTGCTACCAACTGTCACCATCGCGACATTCAAGGAACTTTTAGGGTATTCCCGATGCAGCTAGCCGACTCCCTGCAACTCGCCGCCGCGTGGTTTCGCGTGCTCAGCCGCGATCAGCAAGAACGCGTCGAACGGGACCTTACCGTGCAGCAGGTGGTTGCCGGCTCGATCATAGAGCGCAAAGGTGAACTCGCACAGGCTTGGATAGGGGTGCTGGCGGGACTGGTCAAGGTGTCGGTGGGCAACGCCGAAGGCAAGGTGGCTTCGCTGACCGGCGTGCCCGCGGGGGGCTGGATCGGCGAGGGCTCGCTGCTCAAGCGCGAGATCCGCAAGTACGACATCGTTGCGCTGCGGGATTCGGTGGTGGCGCGCCTGCCGGCCGCCACGTTCGATTGGCTGCTGGATAGCAGCATCCCATTCAACCGCTATCTGCTCCACCAATTGAACGAGCGCGTGGCGCAGTTCATCGGCAAGGCGGAGTACGACCGCCTGCTGGATCCGGATGCGCGCGTGGCCCGCTGCTTGGCCGAGCTCTTCAACCCTTTGCTGTATCCCGGCATGGGCATGCGCCTGGCCATTACCCAGGAAGAGGTAGGCTATCTGGCCCGGGTATCGCGGCAACGCGCCAATCAGGCGCTGCGCAAGCTGGAGGAAGCCGGCCTGCTCAATGTGGAATACGGCGCGGTCCGGGTGCTGGACCTGGACGGCCTGAAACAATACGGGTCGGATCGCAGCGTAGCCGAGGGCGAGCCGGCCTGAGGCGTCGGCTGTGCGATCAAAAAAGTCCTTGACGATGAATAGTGCGCTATTTAATATTGCGCAATGAAATCCCGATCCAAAGCCAAAGCCGCATTCAATCCGCTGCTGCTGGACAGCCAGCTGTGCTTCGCGCTGTACTCGACTTCGCTGGCGATGAACAAGGTGTATCGCAAGCTGCTGCGCGGGCTGGACCTGACCTATCCGCAGTACTTGGTGATGCTGGTGCTGTGGGAGGGCGACGAGATTACGGTGACGGATATCGGCGAGCGCCTGTTCCTGGATTCCGCTACGCTGACGCCGCTGCTCAAGCGGCTGGAAGCAGCGGGCCTGGTGACGCGCAAGCGCTCTGTGGAAGACGAGCGCCAGGTGATCGTCGGCCTGACACGCCAGGGCCGCGAACTGCGCGCGCAGGCCGAAGCCGTGCCGCATTCGATCGCGGGCGCCGCGCAATGTTCGCTGGAAGAGGCGCAAGGTATGATGAAAACGCTGCATGCGCTGCGGGAGAAGCTGAGCGCAAGTCTTTGAAGTGGCGGGCCATGCCCGCTATTGCTAGGTTCAATAAATAGTGCGCTATTTAATATTGCACTATTTAATTAGTAAGGGTCGCCGCGGGATGCTCCCGCCAGGCCTGGCAGTCCAACCACCACTTTCCATTCAAGGAAACGCATCATGTCTATCGAAAAAGTGCTGTACCGCGCCCATGCGCACGTCACCGGCGGCCGTGAAGGCACGGGCGCCACGGACGACGGCAACCTGAACGTCAAGCTGACCACGCCGAAGGAACTGGGCGGCGCGGGCGCGGCCGGCACCAATCCGGAACAGCTGTTCGCCGTGGGCTATTCGGCGTGCTTCATGGGCGCCATGAAATTCGTCGCCGGCCGCGACAAGATCGCGATGCCGTCGAATGCGACGATCGATGGCGCTGTTGGGATCGGGGGTATTCCTACGGGGTTTGGGATTGAAGTCGAGTTGAAGATTTCGTTGCCGGGGATGGAGCGGGCCGAGGCCGAGAAGCTGGTCGCTGCGGCGCATATCGTTTGCCCTTATTCGAATGCTACCCGGGGCAATATTGATGTGACGTTGACGATTGTTTGATCGTTGATGGGTTGTTGATGTTCTATTGGCGGGTGGCCTTGTTCGTAGGCCGCCTGTCGTCGCGTGCGGCGTGGCGGCTCGCGCCCACGATTGCGGTCCGGAGCGTTCGCTCCGGACTGCCCCGTCGTCATCCTCGTCCTCGCCTTCGGCGACTCCTTCGGATTCCCTCGGGCGCATCGAGGTTGCGAGCCGCCACGCCGCACGCGACGACAGGCTACGTACGTCTTGGGTCGCTGCGCCGTTAGATCCGTGGTCAGTGTCGAGTCTTGAGCTGCCCGTCCTTTACGGCCGCGCGGGCGGCCGTAAAGGACATACGTAATTTTTTAGATTTCGATGGTAGTCGCTGGCGCGAATGCAGGCAGCTGCTTTCTGATGGCATCACCGTCCTGGGGGTGGGGCGGTGATGGGCGGCGCGCGGTGGGCGGTGGCTTGCGCATGCAGAGTATCTCGCGCGCGCCGCCCATCCAGCACCGGAGTTGAAGTGCAGATGCAGAGCAGACGTGATGGCACAGTCGCAGCCATTGCGCGCAGCGCCATCACGTGACGCAAGACACCGCGTAAGCCCCAAAAGGCCGCCCGCGCGGCCGGCCTGGGGCGGGCCCCGCAAGACACGCCAC includes these proteins:
- a CDS encoding organic hydroperoxide resistance protein, whose amino-acid sequence is MSIEKVLYRAHAHVTGGREGTGATDDGNLNVKLTTPKELGGAGAAGTNPEQLFAVGYSACFMGAMKFVAGRDKIAMPSNATIDGAVGIGGIPTGFGIEVELKISLPGMERAEAEKLVAAAHIVCPYSNATRGNIDVTLTIV
- a CDS encoding MarR family winged helix-turn-helix transcriptional regulator, encoding MKSRSKAKAAFNPLLLDSQLCFALYSTSLAMNKVYRKLLRGLDLTYPQYLVMLVLWEGDEITVTDIGERLFLDSATLTPLLKRLEAAGLVTRKRSVEDERQVIVGLTRQGRELRAQAEAVPHSIAGAAQCSLEEAQGMMKTLHALREKLSASL
- a CDS encoding Crp/Fnr family transcriptional regulator translates to MQLADSLQLAAAWFRVLSRDQQERVERDLTVQQVVAGSIIERKGELAQAWIGVLAGLVKVSVGNAEGKVASLTGVPAGGWIGEGSLLKREIRKYDIVALRDSVVARLPAATFDWLLDSSIPFNRYLLHQLNERVAQFIGKAEYDRLLDPDARVARCLAELFNPLLYPGMGMRLAITQEEVGYLARVSRQRANQALRKLEEAGLLNVEYGAVRVLDLDGLKQYGSDRSVAEGEPA